A genomic region of Balaenoptera acutorostrata chromosome 4, mBalAcu1.1, whole genome shotgun sequence contains the following coding sequences:
- the LOC103009888 gene encoding proline-rich protein 23C-like: MGSRPRSPSASPADRWGPQPGGPGPAKCRRTEEPAGPESKSKAAPSLDNLTWPPTADTLIFVVVLPAGCALHVPLDDVDLLLEPEPTSVRQVSLGDRILMLVPEALLGSGVEGPWGQGLGRGAFLSAAGEYMALEPGFVRAAVPQIACQEEVNEEEADADADFLPAGTDAAAVSVAGLRPSAGCMSGFDLLGLVSEPSPRAPNTSSERGSPHHDDNLDLHLPEPFPDSPLQPLPPSPSPGPHQRPQRPHGPPRKARRCLFPESTASHNSWPTERAAGESLLILAVCTLHTP, encoded by the coding sequence ATGGGCAGCCGGCCCCGCAGCCCCAGCGCCTCCCCTGCGGACCGGTGGGGACCGCAGCCCGGAGGACCGGGCCCTGCTAAGTGCCGCCGAACGGAGGAGCCCGCGGGCCCCGAGTCCAAGTCCAAGGCGGCGCCCAGCCTGGACAACCTGACCTGGCCCCCGACCGCGGACACGCTCATCTTCGTGGTGGTCCTGCCCGCTGGCTGTGCCCTGCACGTGCCCCTGGACGACGTCGACCTGCTGCTGGAGCCCGAGCCAACGTCCGTGAGGCAAGTGTCTCTCGGAGATCGCATCCTCATGCTGGTCCCCGAGGCCCTCCTGGGCTCGGGAGTGGAAGGCCCGTGGGGACAGGGCCTGGGACGGGGCGCTTTCCTGAGCGCTGCCGGAGAGTACATGGCCCTGGAGCCGGGATTCGTCCGCGCAGCTGTCCCACAGATCGCCTGCCAAGAAGAGGTCAACGAGGAGGAGGCGGATGCTGACGCCGACTTCCTGCCGGCTGGGACGGATGCTGCTGCAGTCTCGGTCGCTGGGCTCCGCCCCTCTGCTGGATGTATGTCTGGCTTCGACCTGTTGGGCCTAGTCTCAGAGCCATCCCCTCGGGCCCCCAACACTAGTTCAGAGAGAGGCTCTCCTCACCACGacgacaacctggacttgcaccTTCCGGAGCCCTTCCCTGACTCACCACTCCAACCTCTACCTCCCTCTCCAAGTCCAGGTCCTCACCAGCGTCCCCAACGCCCTCATGGTCCTCCACGCAAGGCCCGGAGATGCCtgttccctgaatcaactgcctCCCACAATTCCTGGCCAACTGAACGGGCAGCAGGAGAGAGTCTTCTGATATTGGCTGTGTGTACCTTGCACACACCGTAA